The following are from one region of the Cetobacterium somerae genome:
- the disA gene encoding DNA integrity scanning diadenylate cyclase DisA: MNNPEFLEILSLLAPGTKLREGIYNVLDGEMGALIVVGLDSEVQKIMDGGFEINCEYTPEKLFELCKMDGAIILDSDITRIHSANVHLQPSMRFSTNESGTRHRTAQRVAKQTDKLVIAVSERKKVVTIYKGEMKHRLRSTSDLMGEASQGLNTLERYRFVLDKALGNLTILELDDLVTLYEVTVVLQRFEKVTRIFQEMNTYMTELGVDGRLVRLHLNDLIQDIESEKEDFLRDYWNYSNAPFDLAEITDRLSKLTDDELKELEKLSAVLDYGKTYSALGNRVTPKGYRILDKITKLTKRDIDKIVNNHGNLSKIQEASTEELLEIKGISKFKIKAIQTGLKRLKVTVELEK; this comes from the coding sequence ATGAATAACCCAGAATTCTTAGAGATTCTTTCTCTTTTGGCTCCAGGGACAAAGTTAAGAGAGGGGATATATAACGTTTTAGATGGTGAAATGGGAGCTTTAATAGTTGTTGGTTTAGACTCTGAAGTTCAAAAAATAATGGATGGTGGATTTGAAATAAATTGTGAATATACGCCAGAAAAGTTATTTGAACTTTGTAAAATGGATGGAGCAATAATATTAGATTCCGATATCACAAGAATACACTCGGCGAATGTACATTTACAACCGAGTATGAGATTCTCTACAAATGAGAGTGGAACAAGGCATAGAACAGCTCAAAGAGTAGCAAAACAAACAGATAAATTAGTTATAGCAGTATCGGAAAGAAAAAAAGTTGTAACAATATATAAAGGAGAAATGAAGCACAGACTTAGAAGTACTTCGGATTTAATGGGAGAAGCTTCTCAAGGATTAAATACATTAGAGCGTTATCGTTTTGTTTTAGATAAGGCTTTAGGAAACTTAACAATTCTTGAATTAGATGATTTAGTAACGTTGTATGAAGTAACTGTTGTACTTCAAAGATTTGAAAAAGTAACAAGAATATTCCAGGAGATGAACACTTATATGACAGAACTGGGAGTAGATGGAAGACTTGTTAGACTACATCTAAACGATTTAATTCAGGATATTGAAAGTGAAAAAGAGGATTTCTTAAGAGATTATTGGAACTATTCTAACGCACCTTTTGATTTAGCTGAAATAACAGATAGACTTTCAAAATTAACAGATGATGAATTAAAAGAGTTAGAAAAATTATCGGCAGTATTAGATTATGGAAAAACATATTCAGCTTTAGGAAATAGAGTAACACCAAAGGGATATAGAATATTAGATAAAATAACAAAGCTAACAAAAAGAGATATAGATAAAATAGTTAATAATCATGGAAATTTATCTAAAATTCAAGAAGCTTCTACGGAGGAGCTTTTAGAAATTAAAGGTATTAGTAAATTTAAAATAAAAGCTATTCAAACAGGATTGAAGAGATTAAAAGTAACTGTTGAATTAGAAAAGTAA
- a CDS encoding heavy metal translocating P-type ATPase, whose product MEKRYRVGNVTCQSCVALIEKILKSTNGIEEARVNLATEELVVKFDEKVIKEGEVKNKIVPLGYSLDEIKDLKTVTFIIKGLHCQSCVGTVEKIVSGMKGVESVAVNLATEKATVSYDSTIVKLSEIFHMIGKFGYTGERITEEVVDRRAEEKKIELKKEFNEFLVAIIFGAIIFYISMGSMIGLPVPNVIHYDVNPLLFAMVQLILSIPVVYVGRDFYISGFKKLKSKAPSMDSLIALGTGAAFAYSLYGTFKIYEGDIQFVHNLYYESGVVIIALISLGKYLENVSKGKTSEAIKKLMGLQSKRANLFRDGKVVTVDIEEVEVGDVLLIKPGESIPTDGVVVDGISSVDEAMLTGESIPVKKIDGSKVYGATINGTGSLKVKVTETGENTTLSRIIRLVENAQGSKAPIARMADIISSYFVPIVIGIAIVSSLIWYVVGSLGLVALNATPSVFALTILISVLVIACPCSLGLATPTAIMVGTGRGAELGILIKSGEALEKTCKVDTVVFDKTGTITVGKPTVTNIVSNRLEENVLLKVVGSLEQNSEHPLADAVIREVNLRKLDMFSVRSFNSITGEGVTGTLEDTPVGDVEVIVGNKKIMDRYSINIDEHIKEGEELFDQGKTVIYIAAKDTYLGMIAIADKVRESSKAVIEELKNIGIDVIMLTGDNERTAKAIAKEVGVTRVIAEVSPEQKYSQIKKLQIAGKKVAMVGDGINDSPALTQADIGIAVGGGADIALESADIVLMSKNIKDVPKAIELSRATMKNIKQNLFWAFIYNGLGIPVAAGILYPFTGHLLNPMIAGAAMAMSSVSVVSNALRLKWFK is encoded by the coding sequence GTGGAAAAAAGATATAGAGTTGGAAATGTAACTTGTCAAAGTTGTGTAGCTTTAATTGAAAAAATATTAAAATCAACAAATGGTATTGAAGAAGCTAGAGTAAATTTAGCTACTGAGGAGTTAGTTGTAAAGTTTGATGAAAAAGTTATAAAAGAAGGTGAAGTAAAAAATAAAATAGTACCTTTAGGTTACAGCTTAGATGAGATTAAAGATTTAAAAACAGTTACATTTATTATAAAAGGTTTACATTGTCAAAGTTGTGTAGGAACAGTTGAAAAAATTGTTTCAGGGATGAAAGGTGTAGAATCAGTAGCTGTTAATTTAGCCACAGAAAAAGCAACAGTTTCATATGATTCAACTATAGTAAAATTATCAGAAATTTTTCATATGATAGGTAAGTTTGGATATACTGGAGAAAGAATAACAGAAGAAGTCGTTGATAGAAGGGCTGAAGAGAAAAAAATAGAATTAAAAAAAGAGTTTAATGAATTTTTAGTAGCAATAATATTCGGAGCAATAATTTTTTATATATCTATGGGAAGCATGATTGGATTACCAGTTCCAAATGTAATTCATTATGATGTAAATCCATTACTTTTTGCAATGGTTCAATTAATACTCTCTATACCTGTTGTTTATGTTGGAAGAGATTTTTATATATCAGGATTTAAAAAGCTAAAATCGAAAGCTCCTAGTATGGATTCTTTAATAGCTTTGGGAACAGGAGCAGCTTTTGCATATAGCCTTTATGGAACGTTTAAAATATATGAAGGTGATATTCAGTTTGTTCATAACCTTTATTATGAATCTGGTGTAGTAATAATAGCTTTGATTTCTTTAGGTAAATATTTGGAAAATGTAAGCAAAGGAAAGACATCAGAAGCTATAAAAAAATTAATGGGTTTACAAAGCAAAAGAGCAAACCTTTTTAGAGACGGTAAAGTAGTAACTGTAGATATTGAAGAGGTTGAGGTTGGAGACGTTCTTTTAATTAAACCAGGAGAATCTATACCTACAGATGGAGTTGTTGTAGATGGAATTTCTAGTGTTGATGAAGCTATGCTAACTGGTGAAAGTATTCCTGTAAAAAAAATAGATGGAAGTAAAGTTTATGGTGCAACAATAAATGGAACAGGAAGCTTAAAAGTAAAAGTGACTGAAACAGGTGAGAATACAACTCTTTCAAGAATAATAAGACTTGTTGAAAATGCTCAAGGGTCAAAAGCTCCAATAGCAAGAATGGCTGATATAATATCAAGCTATTTCGTACCAATAGTTATAGGGATAGCAATAGTATCAAGTTTAATTTGGTATGTTGTAGGAAGTTTAGGATTAGTAGCTTTAAATGCTACACCAAGTGTGTTTGCATTAACTATATTAATATCTGTTTTAGTAATAGCTTGTCCTTGTTCATTAGGTTTGGCAACTCCAACAGCTATAATGGTTGGAACGGGTAGAGGTGCTGAATTAGGAATTTTAATAAAATCAGGAGAGGCTTTAGAAAAAACATGTAAAGTTGATACTGTTGTATTTGATAAAACAGGAACAATAACAGTGGGTAAACCTACTGTAACTAATATAGTATCTAATAGATTAGAAGAAAATGTACTTTTAAAAGTTGTAGGAAGTTTAGAACAAAACTCAGAACATCCATTAGCAGATGCTGTTATAAGAGAAGTTAATTTAAGAAAATTAGATATGTTTAGTGTAAGAAGTTTTAATTCTATAACAGGAGAGGGAGTAACAGGAACTTTAGAAGATACCCCTGTTGGAGACGTAGAAGTAATTGTAGGAAATAAAAAAATAATGGATAGATATTCTATAAATATAGATGAGCATATAAAAGAGGGTGAAGAACTTTTCGACCAAGGAAAAACTGTGATATATATAGCTGCTAAAGATACATATTTAGGGATGATTGCCATAGCGGATAAAGTAAGGGAAAGTTCAAAAGCTGTAATTGAAGAGTTAAAAAATATTGGAATTGATGTTATAATGTTAACTGGTGATAACGAAAGAACAGCTAAAGCTATAGCTAAAGAAGTAGGTGTTACAAGAGTAATAGCCGAGGTTTCACCTGAACAAAAATACTCGCAGATAAAAAAACTTCAAATTGCAGGTAAAAAAGTTGCAATGGTAGGAGATGGAATAAACGACTCTCCAGCATTAACTCAAGCAGATATTGGAATAGCTGTAGGAGGTGGAGCTGATATAGCTTTAGAGAGTGCGGATATAGTTTTAATGAGTAAGAATATAAAGGATGTACCAAAAGCTATAGAGTTAAGTAGAGCAACAATGAAAAATATAAAACAAAATCTATTTTGGGCATTTATTTATAATGGATTAGGAATACCTGTGGCAGCTGGAATATTATATCCGTTTACAGGGCATCTATTAAATCCTATGATAGCAGGAGCGGCGATGGCTATGAGTTCAGTTTCTGTTGTATCAAATGCTTTAAGATTGAAATGGTTTAAATAG
- a CDS encoding metal-sensitive transcriptional regulator → MEDNCSNKICGDKKKLIARANRVEGQIRGIKRMIEEDAYCDDVLNQISSAKAALDGIAKVILENHLRKCVVSGIKNNEENKVIDELIYTLGKMMK, encoded by the coding sequence ATGGAAGATAATTGTTCAAATAAAATCTGTGGTGATAAAAAGAAATTAATCGCTAGAGCTAATAGAGTAGAGGGACAGATTAGAGGAATAAAAAGAATGATTGAAGAGGATGCTTATTGTGATGATGTTTTAAATCAAATATCTTCAGCAAAAGCAGCATTAGATGGAATAGCAAAAGTAATCTTAGAAAATCATTTGAGAAAGTGTGTTGTATCAGGGATAAAAAATAATGAAGAGAACAAAGTAATCGACGAATTAATATACACATTAGGAAAAATGATGAAATAA
- a CDS encoding BMP family lipoprotein, with amino-acid sequence MRKIVTFVMSMMLAIGLFAAKPTKVGIVLSTGGLGDKSFNDAAYRGLEQAQKDLGIEFKYVEPASPAEDEEFLREYAEAGYDLIIATGFQMTESARTVAADYPDAKFLMIDDVIDLPNVKSMVFKEEEGSFLVGVIAGLMTKNNAVGFVGGMENPLIKKFEVGFKQGAEYVNPKVKFFSVYTTGPNPFNDPVRGKENAISEINQGADVIYHAAGGTGMGVIAAAKEKGVFAIGVDSNQDAVEPGTVLTSMLKNVDVGVFDTVKALTKGEFVPGLAVYGAKENGVGVTNFEFTKEIIGADKLAKFEEIKAKLMAGEIKVSDK; translated from the coding sequence ATGAGAAAAATAGTTACTTTTGTAATGTCAATGATGTTAGCAATTGGATTATTTGCAGCGAAACCAACTAAAGTAGGAATAGTTCTTTCTACTGGAGGATTAGGGGATAAGTCATTTAATGATGCTGCTTACAGAGGTTTAGAGCAAGCGCAAAAAGATTTAGGAATTGAATTTAAATATGTAGAACCAGCATCGCCAGCTGAAGATGAGGAATTCTTAAGAGAGTATGCTGAAGCAGGATATGATTTAATAATTGCTACAGGATTCCAAATGACAGAGTCAGCAAGAACAGTAGCAGCTGATTATCCAGATGCTAAATTTTTAATGATTGATGATGTAATAGATTTACCAAACGTAAAATCTATGGTATTTAAAGAGGAAGAGGGATCTTTCTTAGTTGGAGTTATAGCTGGATTAATGACTAAAAATAATGCAGTAGGATTTGTTGGAGGAATGGAAAATCCTTTAATTAAGAAATTTGAAGTAGGATTTAAACAAGGTGCAGAGTATGTTAACCCAAAAGTTAAATTCTTCTCTGTGTATACAACAGGACCAAATCCATTTAATGACCCAGTAAGAGGTAAAGAGAATGCAATTTCTGAAATTAACCAAGGTGCAGATGTAATATATCATGCAGCTGGTGGAACAGGAATGGGAGTTATTGCAGCAGCAAAAGAGAAGGGTGTATTTGCTATAGGTGTTGACTCAAACCAAGATGCAGTTGAACCAGGAACAGTTTTAACATCTATGTTAAAAAATGTTGATGTTGGAGTTTTTGATACAGTTAAAGCTTTAACTAAAGGTGAATTCGTACCAGGGTTAGCTGTTTACGGAGCAAAAGAAAATGGAGTTGGGGTAACTAACTTTGAATTTACAAAAGAGATTATAGGTGCAGATAAACTAGCTAAATTTGAAGAAATCAAAGCTAAATTAATGGCTGGAGAAATCAAAGTAAGCGATAAATAA
- a CDS encoding phosphopentomutase, whose amino-acid sequence MEKIERVTLIVLDSAGIGALPDAKEFGDEGTNTLGNIALATGGLNLKNMEQLGLGNITEILGVDEVENATGAYGKAAELSKGKDTTTGHWEIAGIVQEKAFPTYANGFPKETIEAFEKATGRKVLCNLPYSGTDVLDVYGEEQLVTGAWIVYTSADPVFQIAANEEIISLDELYSACKKALEICSDLSPVARVIARPYTGKRAGEFVRTSNRHDYSVEPPIESMLDRVKNSGLDVIGIGKTSDIFAGVGITESRGTNKDNLDGILKTIEELKKDTKGIIFTNLVDFDMKYGHRRDPKGYKLALEEFDNYLPEIMENLKEDELLILTADHGCDPTYKGSDHTREYIPLLVYGKNLKGNVDLGIQNGFSTIAATIEDLLLGKTNLKGSFADKIIK is encoded by the coding sequence ATGGAAAAAATAGAAAGAGTTACTTTAATAGTACTAGATAGTGCAGGAATAGGAGCTTTGCCAGATGCAAAAGAGTTTGGAGATGAAGGAACAAATACATTGGGAAATATAGCTCTTGCAACAGGTGGATTAAACCTAAAAAATATGGAGCAGCTAGGATTAGGTAATATTACAGAAATTTTAGGTGTAGATGAAGTTGAGAATGCAACAGGTGCATATGGAAAAGCAGCTGAACTTTCAAAGGGAAAAGACACGACGACAGGACACTGGGAAATTGCTGGAATTGTTCAAGAAAAAGCATTTCCAACTTATGCCAATGGTTTTCCAAAAGAAACAATAGAGGCGTTTGAAAAAGCAACAGGAAGAAAAGTACTTTGTAACTTACCATATTCTGGAACAGATGTTTTAGATGTATATGGAGAAGAACAGTTAGTGACAGGTGCTTGGATTGTCTACACATCAGCTGATCCAGTGTTTCAAATAGCTGCTAATGAAGAGATAATATCTTTAGATGAACTTTATTCAGCTTGTAAAAAAGCTTTGGAAATTTGTAGTGACTTATCTCCTGTAGCAAGAGTTATTGCAAGACCTTATACTGGTAAGAGAGCTGGAGAATTTGTAAGAACATCTAATAGACATGATTATTCAGTTGAGCCACCAATTGAGAGTATGTTAGATAGAGTTAAAAATTCTGGTTTAGATGTTATTGGAATTGGAAAAACTAGCGATATATTTGCTGGAGTAGGAATAACTGAAAGTAGAGGAACTAATAAAGATAATTTAGATGGAATTTTAAAAACTATTGAAGAATTAAAAAAAGATACAAAAGGAATTATATTTACAAATTTAGTTGATTTTGATATGAAATATGGACATAGAAGAGATCCAAAAGGTTATAAGTTAGCTTTAGAAGAGTTTGACAATTATCTTCCAGAAATTATGGAAAATTTAAAAGAGGATGAACTTCTTATATTGACAGCAGATCATGGATGTGATCCAACTTATAAAGGGAGTGACCATACAAGAGAATATATTCCACTATTAGTATATGGAAAGAATTTAAAAGGAAATGTTGATTTAGGAATTCAAAATGGATTCTCAACAATAGCAGCAACTATAGAAGATCTTTTATTAGGAAAAACTAATTTAAAAGGAAGTTTTGCTGATAAAATTATAAAATAA
- the deoD gene encoding purine-nucleoside phosphorylase has protein sequence MSVHIGAKKGEIAETVLLPGDPLRAKWIAETFLEDVVCYNEVRGMYGYTGTYKGKRVSVQGTGMGVPSISIYVNELIREYGVKNLIRVGTAGSYREDVKIRDVILAMSSSTTSGMNRLRFGGADYAPTADFGLFMKAAEAAKAKGIDVKGGNVLTADEFYGDNFESYKKWAEFGVLCVEMETAALYTIAAKYNAKALTILTISDSLVTGEETTSQERQTTLTDMIEIALESVAE, from the coding sequence ATGAGCGTACATATAGGAGCAAAAAAAGGAGAAATAGCAGAAACAGTATTATTACCAGGAGATCCATTAAGAGCTAAATGGATAGCAGAAACTTTTTTAGAAGATGTAGTTTGTTATAATGAAGTTAGAGGAATGTATGGATATACAGGAACTTATAAAGGGAAAAGAGTTTCTGTACAGGGAACAGGAATGGGAGTTCCATCAATTTCGATATATGTTAATGAATTAATTAGAGAGTATGGAGTAAAAAATTTAATTAGAGTTGGAACGGCAGGATCTTATAGAGAAGATGTTAAAATAAGAGATGTAATATTAGCTATGTCATCATCAACAACATCAGGAATGAATAGATTGAGATTTGGTGGAGCAGATTATGCACCAACAGCAGATTTTGGATTGTTTATGAAAGCAGCTGAAGCAGCAAAGGCAAAAGGAATAGATGTTAAGGGTGGAAATGTTTTAACTGCAGATGAATTCTATGGAGATAATTTTGAATCGTATAAAAAATGGGCAGAGTTTGGTGTGCTTTGTGTTGAGATGGAAACAGCAGCGCTATACACAATAGCAGCAAAATATAATGCAAAAGCTTTAACGATATTAACAATTTCAGATTCTTTAGTTACTGGTGAAGAAACAACATCTCAAGAAAGACAAACAACTTTAACTGATATGATTGAAATAGCATTAGAAAGTGTAGCGGAGTAA
- the cdd gene encoding cytidine deaminase, whose translation MKKELDEKLILEYVDKAIIARENAYAPYSKFKVGAVLVAENGNETSGANIENGSYGLSNCAERSAIFAAASKGMRKIKLIAVVADTTGPVSPCGACRQVIKEFADDDTIIILGNLKRDYKLMTMEELLPYGFEL comes from the coding sequence ATGAAAAAAGAATTGGATGAAAAGTTAATTTTAGAATATGTAGATAAGGCTATTATAGCTAGAGAGAATGCTTATGCTCCTTATTCAAAATTTAAAGTTGGAGCAGTATTAGTAGCTGAAAATGGAAATGAAACTTCAGGTGCTAATATTGAAAATGGATCATATGGACTTTCTAACTGTGCTGAAAGAAGTGCAATTTTTGCAGCGGCAAGTAAAGGTATGAGAAAAATAAAATTAATAGCTGTGGTTGCGGATACGACAGGACCAGTAAGTCCTTGTGGAGCGTGTAGACAAGTTATAAAAGAATTTGCAGATGATGACACAATAATCATCTTAGGAAACCTAAAAAGAGATTATAAACTAATGACAATGGAAGAATTATTACCATATGGATTTGAACTTTAG
- a CDS encoding GntR family transcriptional regulator translates to MSRENSNSAYAYKILKRNIFELNLKPGSELSEKVIGEKLGMSRTPIREALILLKHDQLIESIPQKGTFVTKISAQKVLEAKVLRVALETAAFERVIEALDEEFIEDLRTNIKMQRVYCEGNRNYLEFHKMDNDFHKMIFEKAGIPGLWELALNGTGHYQRVRVLNAKNKTSDISVVKEHEEILEALEKKDIDKLRGMLEHHLGRTLLKLKKLEAENPEYFEVKEEATKDDTFILLK, encoded by the coding sequence ATGTCAAGAGAAAATAGCAACTCAGCTTACGCATATAAAATATTAAAAAGAAATATATTTGAATTAAATTTAAAACCTGGAAGTGAATTAAGTGAAAAAGTAATAGGTGAAAAATTAGGGATGAGCAGGACTCCTATTAGAGAAGCTTTGATATTATTAAAGCACGATCAACTGATTGAAAGTATTCCACAAAAAGGAACGTTTGTAACGAAAATTAGTGCTCAAAAGGTTTTAGAAGCAAAAGTGTTGAGAGTTGCTTTAGAAACAGCAGCTTTTGAAAGAGTTATTGAAGCTTTAGATGAAGAGTTTATAGAGGATTTAAGAACGAACATAAAAATGCAAAGGGTTTATTGTGAGGGTAATCGTAATTATTTAGAGTTTCATAAAATGGATAATGACTTTCATAAGATGATTTTTGAAAAAGCTGGAATTCCTGGATTGTGGGAATTAGCTTTAAATGGAACGGGTCATTATCAAAGAGTAAGAGTCCTAAATGCTAAAAATAAAACAAGTGATATATCAGTTGTTAAAGAGCATGAGGAAATTTTAGAAGCATTGGAAAAAAAAGATATAGATAAATTAAGAGGAATGTTAGAACATCATCTGGGAAGAACTCTTTTAAAATTAAAAAAATTAGAGGCCGAAAATCCAGAGTATTTTGAAGTAAAAGAAGAAGCGACTAAAGATGATACTTTTATCTTATTAAAATAA